CTCATTTAACTTGATTGCATTTCACGCATCGGATAAATTCGCTGCAAATGTTTGTAATTATGCTCGTTCATGTGTACATGAAGTCACCGCTTTCTTCGGCGACGATCTCTGTGGTGTTCGGTTTACACGAAAACGATTTTTCTGTAACCCCGCTTGGACGTTTATTTTAAGTCAATCCGCTCGTAATTGTCAGAGTTTATTACGCGGATGGaagtaaacaatttattaataccaGTTCGGTATTATAAATTTCACAAGGCTGATTCGCATATATTTTTATCCTTAACTGATCGAATGAATCGGATCACTGTTATCACGTGTCTCGTCTTCGGCACAGCCAGTCCACACCGGATATTACAAAGCTCCGCAAATATTAGAACGGTTATTTTCGACTTCTTTATCAAACACTAAATCCAGGAATCTCGAGATTTCTGGTCCAAAGTCCGCTAGTACCCAATCACTATCAATATAAGATCGAAATATTATTAGCCCTCGATAGTTATCTGAATTTCGTAGTTTTCGTTATCTCCTGTTACATAAGAAGCACTTCTCGTAAGAAAAAGCTGTAAACAAAGCTAGTTGATAACCGACGTTATCAACATCTTATTTCACAATCGGAATGTTGATCACTCTCCTTTCTTAAGATCGCGTCAAGTACCAACCGGAATTAACTGCGTTATTCAATTGTGGCTAGAGGAGTGCGaaaacttgaaaatataaaatcgaaTTCTACTTCTCGATCTGGTCAGTTCCATCCGAACGACTCGGTTTCTTTCAAAACACCGCAAATCTTCGACTTATCACGGTGCCTTCGGTTGCAGATTTCGAATCCCGAGAAACGCACAAAAACATAGATATGCGTAATTAAAAGGCGACATCCGATTTCTGGTGCTTCCACAAGTCGATCCCTGTTTCGCAACCGGTGAAATTGAAGGCTTTTTACATAATCGCGTTCGGTCGATTCATTCGTTGGTGCCCCATACTTGCCGGTACCGAATTCCGATACGCCGGAAGATTGTAAAGATAACCGGTTTGATAGCCGCGAGTCAGGAAGTTTGTACTTTACTTTGATAAGAGCTATCTTGCTGGTCAATCAGGAGGCTAGTGATTCTTATTAGCGAATTTGggatttttcgaattttttaGGGAAATCTTCCGTGAGATCATGGTGAAAGTGTCCGGAGGCGCGCTGCTCTTCGTGGAGATCCTGCTGACGCTCCTGAAGATTCTCTACTACACCGGGGAAGGGATCTACAGGTTATTCGTCCCTGTCGAAGAGAAGAGTGTGGCTGGAGAGATCGTCCTGGTATTTAGCGATTAACTTTCCAGTAGCAAATGGAAATCATTTGTTCGATGAACTTGCGCATCCCTAGAACTTCCGGAAATCGTTTTAAAGGATTGTTCCGCTTAAATGATGTAAAATCAGCCCGTACATTTGAAAATGGCGTCTCGTTCGATCGAGAGCCACGTTGTAATATTTTCTCAatgatttttattaaatgtttgCTTACCTAAGGACGCCTGTACGTAATTGAATTTGAAACAGGCAGGATTGAGAGTATGGTAATGAAACTCTCCGTTTTACTTTCTGCGTAGGTTACTGGTGCAGGTCACGGAATTGGCAAGGAATTAGCATTGAAATATGCATCACTGGGTGCAACAGTTGTCTGCTGGGACCTGAACCAACAAGGAAACGACGAGGTAGTGGAGGAAATCAAGCAATTAGGCGGGTCTAAAGCCTACGGCTACAAGTTTGTATTTCCATAATTGATAACTTCCAGAACTGGAAATCAACATATGCAAACTTATAAGAACTAGTTTAACAAGACTGGTCGTGTTTGCGCTCAACTTTATCTTGGAATTGATATTAATCTTTTGTGATAGATGCGACATATCGAACAGAGACGAAGTGTTGAAGGTGGCACAGAAAGTCAAGGAAGAAGTCGGTGATGTGACGATCCTTGTTAATAATGCCGGCATCATGCCATGCCATACCTTTATGGGTCACTCATCGGAAGAGATCAAGCGAATATTCGATATCAACGTGTTAGGACACTTTTGGGTAAGCATGTGGCTCTTCAACATCTCTGTCATCGGATTTTCCTACATTTCTTGCATCTTGTCCGCAGACTCTGCAAGCTTTCTTGCCTAGTATGATCAAGAAGAACCACGGGCACATCGTTGCCCTGTCGTCAATGGCCGGCGTCGTCGGTCTCGCGAACCTGGTGCCATACTGTGCCTCGAAATTCGCTGTGAGAGGTGAGAATTTTTTTCTCTTGCGCTGGCTTTATCTTTCGTTGTTCTATCATGGTTCTTCTGGTAAATGCAGGATTGATGGAGAGTCTGAATGAGGAGCTTCGATCGTCGTCCAAGGACAATCCTTCAAATTTGCAATTCACCACCATCTATCCGTACATGGTGGA
The window above is part of the Megalopta genalis isolate 19385.01 chromosome 2, iyMegGena1_principal, whole genome shotgun sequence genome. Proteins encoded here:
- the LOC117225480 gene encoding 17-beta-hydroxysteroid dehydrogenase 13 isoform X2, with translation MEIFREIMVKVSGGALLFVEILLTLLKILYYTGEGIYRLFVPVEEKSVAGEIVLVTGAGHGIGKELALKYASLGATVVCWDLNQQGNDEVVEEIKQLGGSKAYGYKCDISNRDEVLKVAQKVKEEVGDVTILVNNAGIMPCHTFMGHSSEEIKRIFDINVLGHFWTLQAFLPSMIKKNHGHIVALSSMAGVVGLANLVPYCASKFAVRGLMESLNEELRSSSKDNPSNLQFTTIYPYMVDTGLCKKPRFRFTSFMPLVSAKQAVEKIVAAQRRNIREISIPAYWLYVNCFLRSFPEKGLVGVVDFFNSGVDPDS
- the LOC117225480 gene encoding 17-beta-hydroxysteroid dehydrogenase 13 isoform X1 gives rise to the protein MDGQNNWEIFREIMVKVSGGALLFVEILLTLLKILYYTGEGIYRLFVPVEEKSVAGEIVLVTGAGHGIGKELALKYASLGATVVCWDLNQQGNDEVVEEIKQLGGSKAYGYKCDISNRDEVLKVAQKVKEEVGDVTILVNNAGIMPCHTFMGHSSEEIKRIFDINVLGHFWTLQAFLPSMIKKNHGHIVALSSMAGVVGLANLVPYCASKFAVRGLMESLNEELRSSSKDNPSNLQFTTIYPYMVDTGLCKKPRFRFTSFMPLVSAKQAVEKIVAAQRRNIREISIPAYWLYVNCFLRSFPEKGLVGVVDFFNSGVDPDS
- the LOC117225480 gene encoding short-chain dehydrogenase/reductase family 16C member 6 isoform X3, producing the protein MVKVSGGALLFVEILLTLLKILYYTGEGIYRLFVPVEEKSVAGEIVLVTGAGHGIGKELALKYASLGATVVCWDLNQQGNDEVVEEIKQLGGSKAYGYKCDISNRDEVLKVAQKVKEEVGDVTILVNNAGIMPCHTFMGHSSEEIKRIFDINVLGHFWTLQAFLPSMIKKNHGHIVALSSMAGVVGLANLVPYCASKFAVRGLMESLNEELRSSSKDNPSNLQFTTIYPYMVDTGLCKKPRFRFTSFMPLVSAKQAVEKIVAAQRRNIREISIPAYWLYVNCFLRSFPEKGLVGVVDFFNSGVDPDS